The DNA region GTTGTTGCCGATCCGTCCGGCGGCCGCGAAGGCGAGCGGCACGATCACCGCGACGCCGACGCCGATCAGGGCGAAGCCGGGGATGGCCAGCGCCGGGTGGTCGGCGGCCACCACCAGCAAACCGCCGAGGGTGGCGATCGCCCCGCCCAGCCGGGTGGCGCGGACGGCGCCGAGGCGGCGGATCACCGCGTCGCCGGCCAGTCGGCTGACCGCCATGGTGAGCGAGAAGGCGGTGTACGAGGCGGCGGCGACGGTGGCCGAGGCGCCGGTGACGTCCCTGAGGTAGACGCCGCTCCAGTCCATCGAGGCGCCCTCGCCGAACACCGCGCAGAAGCCGACCAGTCCGATCACCAGCGAACTGCGCGGCGGCAGGGCGAACCGTGCCGGCGCCTCCGCCTCCTCGGGTGCCCGCAGGTCGGGCAGGCCCCGGCCGACCGGCTGGGCGAGGGCGAGCAACACCAGTGCCGTGAGCGCGAGTTGGAGCCGGGCGTCGAGATCGAGATGGGCGGCCAGGATGCCGAAGCCGGAGGCCAGCAGGCCGCCCGCGCTCCACATCCCGTGCAGCCCGGACATGATCGAGCGGCCGAGGCGCTGCTCGATCTCCACGCCCTGGGCGTTCATCGCGACGTCCGCCATGCCGGCCGTGGCGCCGTACACCAGCAGCACCGCGCACAGGGCCGGCAGCGAGGGGGCGAGCGCGGGCAGCGTGAGGGCCAGGCACCAGAGCGAGAGCAGCCCGCGCACCGCCGCCCGGCCGCCGTAGCGGTGGACGAAGCGACCGGCGAGCGGCATCGCCAGGGAGGAGCCGATCGCGGGCATCACCAGGGCCAGGCCGAGCTGGCCGGGGGAGAGGTCCAGCCGGTGCTGGATCCACGGGATGCGGGTGACGAAGGTGCCGCCGACGGCGCCGTGCACGCCGAAGACCAGCGCGATGCTCAGCCGGGAGCGGCGTGGGTCGGCGAGTGGTTCGGGGGTGGTGACTGTCATCCGGCGTTCCCTCCCGGTCGCGCGGTGCGGGGCGCGACGGTGCCCTGTGGGTGGTCTACGTGCAGGCCGATCGGTCCGCGCGGCGGGGTGGGCCCTCCGGCGGATGGTGTGGCGGGTGCGATCGGGTCGTTTGGTGCGTTCGGCTCGTTCGCTTCGATAAATTATCAGGAAGGGACCCTGATAGAAACACTCTGGAAGGATGATCGGTCATGACCACCGCGCGTACGGCCACGCCGAGCACCGCCCGGGCGATCAACGACCGGCTGGCGCTCAACCTCCTGCTCGAACAGGGCCCCCTCACCGCGACCGAGCTGCGCGACCTCACCGGCCTGTCCCGGCCGACCGTCGCCGACCTGCTCGACCGCCTCCAGCGCACCGGCCTGGTCGCCGTCGTCGGCGAACGCGGCGAACAGCGGCGCGGTCCCAACGCCCGGCTGTACGCACTGGTCGCCTCGCGCGCGCACATCGCCGCCTTCGACGTCCGCGAGGGCGGCGCCGGCCTGGTCGTCGCCGACCTCGTCGGGCGCACCCTCGCCACCGCCGAGGTGCCGGTCGAGGCGTCGGGCGGGAGCGCTGCCGCCGCGTCGCCCGAGGGCGCCGCCGCCGCGATCGTCCGCACCCTGCTGGAGACCGCGCGCGACGCCGGCGTCGAGCGGCTGCACACCGTCGCGGTCGGCGCCCCCGGCCTGGTCGACCCCGCCACCGGGCGGCTGCACAGCACCGGCAAGCTCCCCGGCTGGCACGCCGAACTCCTCACGGCACTACGGGAGTTGCCCGGCACGGACGTCATCCTGGAGAACGAGGTCAACCTGGCCGGCCGGGCCGAGTACCGGGTCGGCGCCGCGCGCGACCGCGACACCTTCGTGCTGATGTGGCTCGGCCACAGCGTCGGCGCCGCCGTCATCCTGGACGGGCGGCTGCGCCGCGGCTTCTCCGGCGGCACCGGCGAGATCTGCTTCCTGCCCGTCCCCGGCACGGTCGGACTGCCCAGCGCGGACAGTTGCGAGGGCGGCTTCCACGGCCTGGTCGGCAGCGCCGCCATCTGCGCACTCGCCCGCGCCCACGGGCTGCCCGCCGACCCGGCCGGGGACGCGTCCGCCGCCGAGGCGGCCGTGCGCACCGCACTGGCCGCCGGCCCGGCGGGCGAACCGTTCCTGGACGAGCTGGCCGAGCGGATCGCGCTCGGCGCGGCCGCGCTCTGCGTGGTGCTCGACCCCGGCTGCGTGGTGCTCGGCGGCGAGATCGGCCGGGCCGGCGGCGCCGAGCTGGCCGGGCGGGTCGAACGGCGGCTGGCCGGGCTCTCCCCGCTGCGCACCGAGGTGCGGGCCGGTACGGCGGGCGGCGGCGCGGTGCTCGCCGGGGCGGTGCTCACCGCGGGGGACGCCGTGCGGCGGGACCTGTTCGGCGAGCCGTAGGGCTTGTCCGCCAATTCCCGCCGCCGCGCGACGCGAATTGTCAGACAAGCCCTTGCGCCCGCCTCCGGACCCCGGCCCCGGGGCGTTTTCCGTTGGCGTCCCCGGTACGGCAGGATGGCGGAGGGGGCGCGTACCCCTTACCTCGAACCACCGTCAGGAGTCGCACATGGGCCAGCCCGAGGTGCCGGTCAACCCGTACCGCATCGGTGAGGCGGCGGCGCTGCTCGGCGTCAGCGCGGACACCATGCGGCGCTGGGTGGACGCCGGACGGCTCGCCGCCGTGCGGGACGAGCACGGGCACCGGATCATCCCCGGCGCCGAGCTCGCCGCCTTCGCCCGCGAGCTGGCCCGGCCGGAGACCGCCGAGGCCGAGGGCCGGCCGTCCTCGGCGCGCAACCGCTTCCCCGGGATCATCACCCATGTGGTGCTCGGCGACGTGGCCGCGCAGGTGGAGGTGCAGGCCGGGCCGTTCCGGGTGGTGTCGCTGATCAGTCGGGAGTCGGCGGAGGAGCTGGAGCTGGTGCCGGGCGCACCGGCCACGGCGGTCATCAAGTCGACCAATGTGATGATCGAGCGACGCTAGCCCCTCCTTGTCGGTCCTTACCGACCACGCCGACCATGCCGACCCGGACCTTCCCGCCGTCCACGACCTCACCCCCTGGCTTTCTGGACTGATTCGATGAGCCTCGCCGCACCCGCCCCCGCCGACCGCCGCCCGGTGCTCGCCGTCGCCCACCGCGGCGACCCGTACCGCCACCGCGAGAACACCCTGCCCTCGGTCGAGTCCGCGCTCGCCGCCGGGGCCGACGCCGTCGAGGTGGACGTCCAGCTGACCCGCGACAAGGTGCCGGTGCTGCTGCACGACCCCACCCTGGAGCGGCTGTGGGGCGACCCGCGCGCGATCGGCCGGGTCACCACCGAGCAACTGGACGAGCTGCGCCAGGGCGAACTGGCCGTCCCCACCCTCGCCGAGGCGATCAAGGCCGTGGCGGCCGCGAACGGCCCCCGGCTGCTCATCGACCTGGACGAGCCGGGACCGGCCGCCGCCACCTGGTCCGTCGTCACCGGGCTCGGCGCCGAGCGGGTGGTCGCCTTCTGCGGCCCCGCCACCGCCATGCTCGCCGTGCGCGAGCTCACCCCGGACGCCGAGATCGCGCTGACCTGGAAGCAGCCCCGGATGCCCGCGCCCGCCCTGCTGCGCGACCTGCGCCCGCGCTTCCTCAACCCGCCGTTCGGTCTGGTCACCCCCCGGTTCGTCGAGGCCGCGGCCGACGAGGGGCTCGCCGTCTCCACCTGGACGGCCGACCTGCGCCGCACCATGCGCCGACTGCGCGACACCGGGGCCGCCTCGATCACCACCAACCGGATCTCCGTACTGCGCTCGGTCGTGGACGGCCGCCGGTGACGGTGCTCGGCACCCGGGCGCTGGGCCGGGCACTGCTGGCCCGTCAGCACCTGCTCGCCCGCACCGACCGGACGCCCCTCGAGGTCATCCACCACCTCGGCGGGCTCCAGGCCCAGGCCGTCCCCCAGCCGCCGTACCTCGGGCTGCTCTCCCGGCTGGACGGCTTCACCCCGGAGCGGCTCACCGAGCTGCTCGAACGGCGGGCGGTGGTCCGGATCGCGCTCCAGCGCGGCACCATCCACCTGGTCACCGCCGAGGACTGCCTGACCCTGCGCCCGCTGCTCCAGCCCGTCCTCGACCAGGCGCTGCGCACCACCTACGGCAAACAGCTGGCCGGACTCGACCTGGACGCGCTGGCCACCGAGGCCCGCGCGCTGGTCGAGGAGGAGCCGCGCACCTTCCAGCGGCTCGGCGCGCTGCTGGCAGCCACCCGCCCGGACCGCGACCCGGCGGCGCTGGCCCAGGCCGCACGGTGCCTGCTGCCGCTGGTCCAGGTGCCACCGCGCGGGCTGTGGGGGCGCAGCGGCCCGGCCGCCCACACCACCGCCGAGGCCTGGCTCGGCCGCCCGCTCGACCCCGCGCCCTCGCCGGACGGCCTGGTGCTGCGCTACCTCGCCGCCTTCGGCCCGGCGAGCGCGGTGGACCTGACGAAGTGGTGCGGCCTCACCGGCCTCAGTCCGGTGCTGCGGCGGCTGACGCCGCAGCTGCCGACCTTCCGCGACGAGCAGGGCCGGCTGCTGTACGACCTGCCGCGGGCACCCCGCCCGGAACCGGACGCCCCGGCGCCGGTGCGGCTGCTCGCGCCGTTCGACAACCTGCTGCTCTCGCACGCCGACCGGAGCCGGGTGCTGCCGGAGGAGTACCGGGCGCGGGTGATGACCCGGAACGGCCTGGTGCTCGGCACCCTGCTGGTGGACGGGCTGGTCGCCGGAACCTGGCGGCTGACGGCCGACCAGGAGGTGGTCGTCCAGCCCTTCGCCCGCTTGACACGGACGGACCGCGCGGCGACGGAGGCGGAGGCCGAGCGGGTGCGGGCCTTCGCGGGCGCGGACGGGTCGGTACGGATCGAGCCGGCCGGCTAGCTGCCCATAACGGGCAGATCGTCAGATTCTCTGCTGAGATGGGTCGGTTCGGACTCAACGACGACCCTCGGCGGAGGTGGCCGTGTCCGTGGAGCGCCCGCCCGATGGGCGGCCCGACGACCGCAGGCCGTACCTGATGCTGCCGCCGGCAGTGCGGGGGGCGGCGGCCTGGTCGGCGGCGGTGATCCTGTTGATCACCGTCGGCTCGCTGGTGGTCTTCGCGCTGGTCGAGCTGCGGGCCGCGACGGTGCCGTTCGTCCTGGCGCTGCTGGGGACCTCGCTGCTCCACCCGGTGGTGCCCTGGCTGGTCCGGCGGGGCGTGGGCCGGAGCCTGGCGGCCGGGCTGACCTGCCTGGTACTGGTGGTCGCGGTGGTCGGGGTGATCGCCCTGCTGGTCAACTCCCTGGTGCACAGCGCTCCGCAGATCGCCGCCTCGCTGCCGGGCGCCGGGCAGCGGCTGGCCCGGTGGCTCGGGCCCTTCGGGGCGAAGATCCAGCACGCGCTGGAGAACGCCAAGGGCGAGACCAACGCGCTGGTCTCGACCCTCACCCACGGCGTGCTCTCGGGGCTCGGCCTGCTCACCCAGCTGATCACCGGCGCGGTGCTGGCGCTCGCCCTGGTCTTCTTCTTCCTGCGCGACGGCCACCGCACCGGCGAGGCCATCCGCTCCCACCTGCCCGGGCGCGGCGCCGACACCGTGGTCGCCTGCGCCGACCGGGCCTTCGACGCGATGGCCGGCTTCATGCGCGGCACCACCCTGATCGCCCTGATCGACGCGGGCTTCATCACCGTCGGCCTGCTCGCCCTCGGCGTTCCCGGCGCGCCGGGCCTGGGCGCGCTGGTCTTCATGGGGGCGTACATCCCGTTCGTCGGCGCCTTCCTGTCCGGCACGGTGGCGGTGCTGGTCGCGTTGGCCGACGGCGGCCTCGGGACGGCGCTGTGGGCGCTCGGGGTGGTGCTGACGGTCCAGCTGATCGAGGGCAACGTCCTCCAGCCCGTCATCCAGAGCCGCACGGTGGAGCTGCACCCGGCCACCATCATGGTCGCCGTGGTGGCCGGCTCCGGCATCGCGGGCATCATCGGCGCCCTGCTGGCGGTGCCGGTGTGCGCGGCGGGCGCGGGCGTGATCTCGGTGCTCCGGGGGCTGGCGGGCGGCCGGGAGTAAGGCGGTTGCCCTGGGACGGGCAGGTGTGCGAGCATCATTAATGCGACGAGAGTCGCGATAGTAGCTTCGGAGGGGTGCGGGTTGGAACTGTTCGAGGTGGCCGGCGCGGGGGACGGGCCGTACGGGGTTGCGGTGGGGCCGGACGGGGGCGTCTGGTTCACCCTGGTGCACGCCGGGGAGATCGGGCGGCTGGGTGCTGACGGGGTGGTGGAGCGGTTCGGGCTGGGGGCGCCGGAGTGCGGGCCGTCGGTGATCACCGTGGGGCCGGACGGTGCGCTGTGGTTCACCCGGATGCGGGACCACCGGATCGGGCGGATCACGGTGGACGGGGAGGTCTCGTCGTACGGGGTGCCGACCGCGAACGCCGGGCCGTACGGGATCGCCGCCGGGCCGGACGGAGCGATGTGGTTCACCGAACTGAGCGCCGACCGGGTGGGGCGGATCACCGTGGACGGGGAGGTGACGGAGTACCCGCTGCCCCTGGGCGGGGCGTTCCCGTCGCTGATCACCGCCGGGGCGGACGGCGCACTGTGGTGCACGCTCAACCAGGCGGACGCGATCGCCCGGGTGAGCGTCCAGGGCGAGGTGACCGTCCACCGGCTGCCCACCGGGGGCACCGCGCCGGTCGGGATCACCGCCGGGGTGGACGGGGTGCTCTGGTACGTCGGGATCGGCGGCGGACTGGTCGGACGGATCACGGTCGACGGGCAGGTGACCGAGTACCCGCTGGCCGACCGCGCTTCCAAACCGCACGCTATCGCCACTGGCCCGGACGGCCGGCTGTGGTTCACCGAGTGGGGCGCCGGCCGGATCGGCGTCCTCACCCCGGACGGCCGGCTGGACGGCCACCCGGTCCCCGGCCCCGGCGCCGAACCGCACGGCATCGCCGTCGGCCCAGGCGGGGCGGTGTACGCGGCACTGGAGCGCGGGCAGATCGCCCGGCTGGCGGGCTGAACCGCGGGGCCCGCCTGAGTTGACGGTACGTCAACTCTCCCGGCCGTAACGGCCGGTGGGCCGACCGGGTCGGGAGGTCCCGGGTGGGGACCCGGGAAGTCGGGCCCAGCGGCCCCGGGTGGGCGGGTCCAAGGGCCCTGGGGCGTGCGGGGTGTGCGTTCGGATCATGGATCGCATCCATTCGCACGACGTTCCTAAGGAGTGCGTCCTTGAGCGCCACCCAGGCACAGGGCGACCCCACCCCGCGGCCAACGGCCTTGCCGCCCAGCCCGGTTCGGGCCGGGCGGCGGCCGGGCTCGGCCCTGGTCGGACTGCTGACCACCACCGACCACAAGACGATCGGCACCATGTACCTGGTGTCCTCGTTCGCGTTCTTCCTGATCGGCGGCATCCTCGCCCTGGTCATGCGTGCCGAACTCGCCCGGCCCGGAACGCAGATCCTCTCCAACGAGCAGTTCAACCAGGCCTTCACCATGCACGGTTCGGTGATGCTGCTGCTCTTCGCGATGCCGCTGTTCACCGGCTTCGCGAACTGGATCATGCCACTGCAGATCGGCGCGCCCGACGTGGCGTTCCCGCGCCTGAACATGCTGTCCTACTGGCTGTTCATGTTCGGCTCGCTGATCGCCGCCGCCGGCTTCCTCACCCCGCAGGGCGCCGCCGACTTCGGCTGGTTCGCCTACGCGCCGCTGTCCGACGCCGTCCACTCGCCGGGCGTCGGCTCCGACATGTGGATCATGGGTGTCACGCTGTCCGGCTTCGGCAGCATCTTCGGCGCGGTCAACTTCATCACCACCATCATCTGCATGCGCGCCCCCGGACTGACCATGTTCCGGATGTCCATATTCTGCTGGAACGTGCTGCTCACCTCGGTGCTGGTGCTGCTGGTCTTCCCGGTGCTGGCCGCCGCGCTGCTCGCGCTCGAGTGCGACCGCAAGTTCGGCTCGCACGTCTTCGACCCGGCCAACGGCGGGGCGATGCTCTGGCAGCACCTGTTCTGGTTCTTCGGGCATCCCGAGGTGTACATCCTGGCGCTGCCGTTCTTCGGCATCGTCTCGGAGGTCATCCCGGTGTTCAGCCGCAAGCCGATGTTCGGCTACGCCGGACTGATCGCCGCCACGGTGGCCATCGCCGGGCTGTCGGTGACGGTGTGGGCACACCACATGTACGTCACCGGGCAGGTGCTGCTGCCGTTCTTCTCCTTCATGACCTTCCTGATCGCCGTGCCGACCGGCGTCAAGTTCTTCAACTGGGTCGGCACCATGTGGAGGGGCTCGCTGAGCTTCGAGACGCCGATGCTCTGGACGGTCGGCTTCCTGGTCACCTTCCTGTTCGGCGGTCTGACGGGCGTGCTGCTCGCCGCGCCGCCGCTCGACTTCCACGTCTCCGACTCGTACTTCGTCGTCGCCCACTTCCACTACACGCTGTTCGGCACGGTGGTGTACGCGATGTTCGCCGGCTTCCACTTCTGGTGGCCCAAGATGACCGGCAAGAAGCTCGACGAGCGGCTCGGCCGGATCACCTTCTGGACGCTCACCGTCGGCTTCCACACGACCTTCCTGGTGCAGCACTGGCTCGGCGCCGAGGGCATGCCCCGCCGGTACGCCGACTACCTCGCCTCGGACGGGTTCACCACCCTGAACACCGTGTCGACCATCGGGTCCTTCCTGCTCGGCCTGTCGATCCTGCCGTTCCTCTACAACGTCTGGAGGACCGCCAAGTACGGCGAGCGCGTCACCGGGGACGACCCGTGGGGCTGGGGCCGCTCGCTGGAGTGGGCCACCTCCTGCCCGCCGCCGCGGCACAACTTCGTCAAGCTGCCGCGGATCCGCTCCGAATCCCCGGCCTTCGACCTCCACCACCCGGACATCGCGGCCCGGGACGTGCTGGAGCACACCGGGAAGCCGGCCAAGCACCTGGGCGAGGTCGAGCCGGTGAAGTACGACCGGCCGCTGACCCGGGCCGAGCGGGCGCAGGCGTCGTCCTCGTCCTCGTCCTTGTCCTCGTCCTCCGCCACGGACGGCTGAGCCCCGGCTCCCCCTGAACGCCGTTCCCGCCCGCGCCGCTGCCCCCGAGCGGGCGGGAACGGCCCCACATTTCGTGATCCGTGCGACACCGGAAGGCCGGCCCATGACCCACACCGTCCTCGCCATCAGCACCGCCGCCCTCACCGCGAGCGGCTACGTCTGGTACCTGCCCGCCATCGCCGACCTCCAGGCCGGCGCCGACCGGCCGCGCTCCATCCGCACCGCGGCGGCGGCCTGCGTGCTCTGGTGGGCGGCGCTCGCGCTGGCGGGCGGGCTGCTGCTCGCCCTGTCCGACTGGCGGCCGGCCGCACAGGTGGCGCTCGCCGGGCTGGTCGGCGGCGCGGCCCTGCGGGTGCGGGCCCGGTGGGACCGGCGCGGTGAGCAGCGGGAGAGCGCGGCGCGCTGGGCCGCCCTGGACGTCGGCCCGGCCCGGAGGACGGGCCGCCCGACGGCGGTGACGCTGGCGGGGTGGCTGGTCGTGGGCGCGGCGGTGGCCTCGCTCGGGGCGGTCGCGATCCTGTTTTCGGGCGGGGGCGGCGTCGTGCCGAGGGCGGCGCTTGCGGCGGTCAGCGGCGCGGGGGTAGCGCTCGCGTTCCTGCTGATGGGGCTGGGAAACGTACGGCGGCAGGGACGCTGAGCGCGTGCCCGTCCCGACGGCGGCACCGGGAAAGCCCACTCAATGGGGTCGTTGGGCCCTGGGTCCGTGCTGCCGCGCGGGGGATGATGCGGTGGGCCCCGCCGGGAGCGTGCGGGGATGACGAGGGCGGAGCCGTGTGATGGCGACCAAGACGGAGGGCGCCGGGGGTACGGCGCCGGTCCGGGTGTTCCTGCTGGACGACCACGAGGTGGTGCGCCGCGGGGTGCACGACCTGCTGGACGGCGAGCCGGACCTGGTGGTGGTCGGGGAGGCCGCGACGGCGGAGCAGGCGCTGGTGCGGGTGCCGGCGCTGCGGCCCGACGTGGCGGTGCTGGACGTTCGGCTGGG from Kitasatospora cathayae includes:
- a CDS encoding glycerophosphodiester phosphodiesterase, producing the protein MSLAAPAPADRRPVLAVAHRGDPYRHRENTLPSVESALAAGADAVEVDVQLTRDKVPVLLHDPTLERLWGDPRAIGRVTTEQLDELRQGELAVPTLAEAIKAVAAANGPRLLIDLDEPGPAAATWSVVTGLGAERVVAFCGPATAMLAVRELTPDAEIALTWKQPRMPAPALLRDLRPRFLNPPFGLVTPRFVEAAADEGLAVSTWTADLRRTMRRLRDTGAASITTNRISVLRSVVDGRR
- a CDS encoding TOBE domain-containing protein; the encoded protein is MGQPEVPVNPYRIGEAAALLGVSADTMRRWVDAGRLAAVRDEHGHRIIPGAELAAFARELARPETAEAEGRPSSARNRFPGIITHVVLGDVAAQVEVQAGPFRVVSLISRESAEELELVPGAPATAVIKSTNVMIERR
- a CDS encoding Vgb family protein → MELFEVAGAGDGPYGVAVGPDGGVWFTLVHAGEIGRLGADGVVERFGLGAPECGPSVITVGPDGALWFTRMRDHRIGRITVDGEVSSYGVPTANAGPYGIAAGPDGAMWFTELSADRVGRITVDGEVTEYPLPLGGAFPSLITAGADGALWCTLNQADAIARVSVQGEVTVHRLPTGGTAPVGITAGVDGVLWYVGIGGGLVGRITVDGQVTEYPLADRASKPHAIATGPDGRLWFTEWGAGRIGVLTPDGRLDGHPVPGPGAEPHGIAVGPGGAVYAALERGQIARLAG
- a CDS encoding MFS transporter, which codes for MTVTTPEPLADPRRSRLSIALVFGVHGAVGGTFVTRIPWIQHRLDLSPGQLGLALVMPAIGSSLAMPLAGRFVHRYGGRAAVRGLLSLWCLALTLPALAPSLPALCAVLLVYGATAGMADVAMNAQGVEIEQRLGRSIMSGLHGMWSAGGLLASGFGILAAHLDLDARLQLALTALVLLALAQPVGRGLPDLRAPEEAEAPARFALPPRSSLVIGLVGFCAVFGEGASMDWSGVYLRDVTGASATVAAASYTAFSLTMAVSRLAGDAVIRRLGAVRATRLGGAIATLGGLLVVAADHPALAIPGFALIGVGVAVIVPLAFAAAGRIGNNPSQAIAGVATVTYTSGLIAPAVIGTLAQATSLTVSFGLVTLLAFALLLSAGALRRAEPNSTDDNVTAMSPESSSEKDLSTI
- a CDS encoding ROK family transcriptional regulator — protein: MTTARTATPSTARAINDRLALNLLLEQGPLTATELRDLTGLSRPTVADLLDRLQRTGLVAVVGERGEQRRGPNARLYALVASRAHIAAFDVREGGAGLVVADLVGRTLATAEVPVEASGGSAAAASPEGAAAAIVRTLLETARDAGVERLHTVAVGAPGLVDPATGRLHSTGKLPGWHAELLTALRELPGTDVILENEVNLAGRAEYRVGAARDRDTFVLMWLGHSVGAAVILDGRLRRGFSGGTGEICFLPVPGTVGLPSADSCEGGFHGLVGSAAICALARAHGLPADPAGDASAAEAAVRTALAAGPAGEPFLDELAERIALGAAALCVVLDPGCVVLGGEIGRAGGAELAGRVERRLAGLSPLRTEVRAGTAGGGAVLAGAVLTAGDAVRRDLFGEP
- a CDS encoding AI-2E family transporter gives rise to the protein MSVERPPDGRPDDRRPYLMLPPAVRGAAAWSAAVILLITVGSLVVFALVELRAATVPFVLALLGTSLLHPVVPWLVRRGVGRSLAAGLTCLVLVVAVVGVIALLVNSLVHSAPQIAASLPGAGQRLARWLGPFGAKIQHALENAKGETNALVSTLTHGVLSGLGLLTQLITGAVLALALVFFFLRDGHRTGEAIRSHLPGRGADTVVACADRAFDAMAGFMRGTTLIALIDAGFITVGLLALGVPGAPGLGALVFMGAYIPFVGAFLSGTVAVLVALADGGLGTALWALGVVLTVQLIEGNVLQPVIQSRTVELHPATIMVAVVAGSGIAGIIGALLAVPVCAAGAGVISVLRGLAGGRE
- a CDS encoding winged helix DNA-binding domain-containing protein; translation: MTVLGTRALGRALLARQHLLARTDRTPLEVIHHLGGLQAQAVPQPPYLGLLSRLDGFTPERLTELLERRAVVRIALQRGTIHLVTAEDCLTLRPLLQPVLDQALRTTYGKQLAGLDLDALATEARALVEEEPRTFQRLGALLAATRPDRDPAALAQAARCLLPLVQVPPRGLWGRSGPAAHTTAEAWLGRPLDPAPSPDGLVLRYLAAFGPASAVDLTKWCGLTGLSPVLRRLTPQLPTFRDEQGRLLYDLPRAPRPEPDAPAPVRLLAPFDNLLLSHADRSRVLPEEYRARVMTRNGLVLGTLLVDGLVAGTWRLTADQEVVVQPFARLTRTDRAATEAEAERVRAFAGADGSVRIEPAG
- the ctaD gene encoding aa3-type cytochrome oxidase subunit I, with the protein product MPPSPVRAGRRPGSALVGLLTTTDHKTIGTMYLVSSFAFFLIGGILALVMRAELARPGTQILSNEQFNQAFTMHGSVMLLLFAMPLFTGFANWIMPLQIGAPDVAFPRLNMLSYWLFMFGSLIAAAGFLTPQGAADFGWFAYAPLSDAVHSPGVGSDMWIMGVTLSGFGSIFGAVNFITTIICMRAPGLTMFRMSIFCWNVLLTSVLVLLVFPVLAAALLALECDRKFGSHVFDPANGGAMLWQHLFWFFGHPEVYILALPFFGIVSEVIPVFSRKPMFGYAGLIAATVAIAGLSVTVWAHHMYVTGQVLLPFFSFMTFLIAVPTGVKFFNWVGTMWRGSLSFETPMLWTVGFLVTFLFGGLTGVLLAAPPLDFHVSDSYFVVAHFHYTLFGTVVYAMFAGFHFWWPKMTGKKLDERLGRITFWTLTVGFHTTFLVQHWLGAEGMPRRYADYLASDGFTTLNTVSTIGSFLLGLSILPFLYNVWRTAKYGERVTGDDPWGWGRSLEWATSCPPPRHNFVKLPRIRSESPAFDLHHPDIAARDVLEHTGKPAKHLGEVEPVKYDRPLTRAERAQASSSSSSLSSSSATDG